From a single Miscanthus floridulus cultivar M001 chromosome 8, ASM1932011v1, whole genome shotgun sequence genomic region:
- the LOC136476746 gene encoding chloride channel protein CLC-f-like isoform X2 encodes MAGSDLERLRAGATALSSSSDPDSPAATSRRSRVKGLLRNLDRRLSNRSLGGEGAAAGHGGGEAGASPSRGEEDSDELGDGAPPEWALRLVGCLLGLATGICVAAFNRGESCMPFH; translated from the coding sequence ATGGCGGGGAGCGACCTCGAGCGGCTGCGCGCAGGCGCGACCGCGCTGTCGTCCTCGTCGGACCCGGACTCGCCGGCCGCGACCTCTCGCCGGAGCCGCGTGAAGGGCCTGCTGCGGAACCTGGACCGCCGGCTTTCCAACCGGAGCCTCGGCGGCGAGGGCGCGGCCGCGGGGCACGGCGGCGGGGAGGCCGGGGCGTCGCCGAGTAGGGGCGAGGAGGACAGCGACGAGCTCGGGGACGGCGCGCCGCCCGAGTGGGCGCTGCGGCTTGTCGGCTGCCTCCTCGGGCTCGCCACCGGCATCTGCGTCGCCGCGTTCAATCGCGGG